From bacterium:
TTCGTAGTAGTAGACGAAAACGGCAATCATGGACCAATAGCAGATGAAATGCCCGACCCACCCGTTGAAGGCATCAACGATTTTCGTGAAGAAGTTGTGGGGCTCCCCCAGGGAATAATTGCGTATCTCGGCATCGCGATGGAAGGATTCGGAGGAGGCTTCGTGCGGTTTTTCTTCCTTCTCTTCCCGTTCGGCGCATCGGCGGTACAGCCGGGGGAGAAGAAAAGCATCGGCGATGAGAAAGGCGGCGATGAGGAGCGCGAAAACGAACGTAAAGGTGTGCCAGTAGTCGAGATTGACCGCTATCTCCTTGAATTCTTCCTGGATGGCTGTGAGCGCCTGCTGGGCCTTGGCCACCTTGGCGGCGGCGCCTTCCGCGCCCCGCTCCAGAAGTTTTTGCATGTGCTCGAGATCGAACTTGGCATTGAGGATCATGTTTTTCGCTTCGGAGAGTGCATTCCGTGCGGCGCGGTTTTTCACGTTTCCGTAGAGGATGGCGATGAAGAAGGGGATGTAGACTGCACCGAGCTTGTCGCGCAGGTAAAAACGGTGGATTCCGATGAATCCGCTGG
This genomic window contains:
- a CDS encoding TRAP transporter small permease subunit, with the translated sequence MPNLTFVLPHWLYWSGLILIPLFAIHTVRKQKIAGKTTGGLSIAITYMLWLTSGFIGIHRFYLRDKLGAVYIPFFIAILYGNVKNRAARNALSEAKNMILNAKFDLEHMQKLLERGAEGAAAKVAKAQQALTAIQEEFKEIAVNLDYWHTFTFVFALLIAAFLIADAFLLPRLYRRCAEREEKEEKPHEASSESFHRDAEIRNYSLGEPHNFFTKIVDAFNGWVGHFICYWSMIAVFVYYYEVLARYVFNSPTNWAHEGMFLMFGMQYLIAGGFALREDSHVRVDVLYVHMSRKVQAVVDILTSFFFFLFSGALMWTGFIFMMDSVNVWEVSFTEWAIQYWPVKSTLAIGALLVLLQGLSKLMKDIMKLAGKEA